TAATTTTCTATAGAAACTCACTGTATTTTCATTGTTCTAACTGACGATTCGACACTAATATCGGGCGTCGTCTCACCTCGTGGAGCATATAGATCCACCCGATTGATGAAGACCACAAAAGACCTTTTAGTCCCCCATCTGCGGAGCAAACAAGGCAATACTacaatttctctctctttctcattCTCTGCCGGCCCTTCAGAGACCCTCTTCTCACCAACATAAAGACAAAGAGAATCCTGATTTTGATCAGTAAAATGTtcaggaaaagagaaaattgagcaaaccaagaaaaaaaaaaaggaacaacaGAAACCACTGAGAACAGAACAGTATGCggtcttttcttctctttctctggGTAGATTTTGATATAACAACATATCCTTGGGAGTGTTCTGTTCAGTCTAAAAAATCTGACCAATTTTCCTGATTCTCGGGACAATTGGGcgtgtttggtttcaagatggtattttaaaatcacaattctaatttaactctatccattacaaaacaaaataacttatacaaagtcaaagagtgggccccatttataccacttttttcaacaacaaaacaacataacacatacaaagtcaaaggtgggctccatttataccactcaaaatcaaaatcaaaatctaattttaaaatcttactatgaaaccaaacgcaacctaaaGAATTTAGGCATTGGCCTATGAACAATAATTGAACAGGGTaccctttttttctcttttattaagTGTCATTTTCTAATCCAAAAGGGTTGATTTGGTGTCAAACAACACAATTCtcttaataaaaatcaaaaactGAGTAATCGTAAAATTTATCGAACCACCTAAGTTGTCTATGTGATTGGACTCACCTGTTATAAGGAGCTTACATAGCCCATATCATAAGAATTAGTGGGGTAAAACACGAATAATCCTTTGATACTAGGGGAAAAaacttagaaaaaaaaaaaggaaggttTATGATCCTATAATAATTAATCCGAAAAGAAGCTGAAGAATAATGGATCCTGTATTATTTACTGTGAATCTGCAACAAGCAGATAATAATTTCTCCCCCCTCACTTTTTATTTGGAGTACTTGGTACCTCTTCATATAGTTGGACAGGCACATGCATCAATAAATTTGATGACACGTATTTGATGTCGTGggaaaacaaataatattaaGGTTTCAGTATATATTCGATTTGATCCTTCTCTTACGTCACGAACAGTTTGACATAACAaccacaaaaataaataaataaataaataaaaattgtatatGTACAATTTGAATAGGGAAGCAAATGGCAGAAGTTGAAAACAAGGAGCGACTCACCCTTTATACAAGTAGTCTCAGCTCCAACCGGTTTCTGGACAATTTACTTAATTGTCGAAAGTGCTGActtaattatgaatttttcgtTATTCGTAAAATTTTGTATAATTGAGATATGTAATGCATAGGCAATCACCTAACGTACCCCAAACGACCAGCGCCTGTAGAGTTGCTTCGATGGAATTTGGCTACAACCGGCATAGTTTGGTATGGCTAGGCTTTACGAGATCGAATATgtcttagattttttttatttattcttaccaaaaatattttttatttattccaAAATGATTCGATAAATTTCAATCATATGAGTAAATTCACAAATATGCTTATGTTTCTTGAGTCACATAAGGTGGTGACAATAATATTAAGGgttaataactaaaaaaatccaaaacttTTCACGTTTTAACGATtttaatatatacttttttctgGTCACAAATTAccgatttgataacaatgttAGTACAATGTCAATTTCTCCATTAactttaacatgaattgcTGACGTGTACATGACGGTATCACGTGACACACTGTGATTGGCCTGTGGGTCTCGcacttttaaaaattcaaaaatattctgaaaataaaaaaaaaataacaaaaaaaaggccACAAGGAGGATGAGGGATCCACCGATCCGAATCGAAAAACCCCCAACCCCAATGGGGGGTTGGTGACTGGCGTCGAGGCCCCCACTGCCGGCCAcctcccctcctcctccttgcaGCCTTACagccttttttttgttatttttttatttccagaatatttttggatttttaaaaaatgtggAACCCAAACGATCAATCACAGTATATTACGTGACATCGTCATTTACACGTCagcaattcatgttaaaattAACGAAGAAATTGACAATGTACTAACATTGTCATCATATCGGTAGTTTGTGATTTAATTgactaaagaaaaaaattcacgctaaaatcgttaaaatgtgaaaagtttagtattttttttgttattaatccTAATATTAATGAATGAACAAGTAATCCACGTCGTATTTAAAAGATTAAACTCGTTAGCTTAGACGGTTGTAACATCTCAACTTCTCACATAGTATCTAACAAGCTTATCCTTTTTAGAagttattttttcattataaattaaatttacattCTAACATATTTGCGGTTTCCACATTTTGAATCAAACTGAGATTATTGTCTCCTAGGCTTCCATGCGTAAAATAACTTAATGGCTtgccaccaaaaaaaaaaaaagagttagtTAATGGAAGGTTCGGACTTATTGTTGAAACGTATACCATGACGGAtcgggggaaaaaaaaagtgatgcTTTTACACTCAAATTCTCGAATTTGATTATGTTATACTCACACTTGAATCAAGAACGACTCTACTGCACTGCATTTCTTTCTGTCTTAGAATTATCGAGAAATTAAGGTAGACGATGctgttaaatttataattaaaaaagaaagaaaaaagcaataaagattcTGCAACCACCCAACTAAGATCCGTTGCCATTTGCCAAAATGATTATGCAGTAACAACTATAATAACTGCAAAAaggtaataaaaaaataaagtgatAAGAGCCCCCCAAATAGAAGCAGCCAAAAAGAGCTCAAAGCAAACAAATTGATGGGGAGATGTTAGATCACATTTCATTACAAAACTATCATAATCATTCGAGTCCATCTCAAACTCCTCAAACCCCACTTTCATGTCAATTTCTCAGGAGACACCATGACCCTATCCCCCAAATAACCTAAGATCACAAATCTTTCTCCATTCAGATTTTTTGGGCATGTCCTAGCAAATTAGATCAACAGCAAATCAACATTATCCTTGTGGTCCTCATCCACAAAAGATTGCATGAAGTCGGTGTAATGATAATGAGATGTCAGGCACCACTAAAAAACTGATATGTTGAATTATATTGTATTATCACGTGATATAATGGATGCATGAGATGAGATACTTTCTCATGAAGGGATCAGATGCGCAAGGCAACTCTTCACGATTTCCCTCAAATCCCATGTCATCTTCATGGCCACGCTCGTTACTCAAATTACTAATAACACATCAGATACATTTGTGAAACGGCACCGGAGGAACCACGGGATGTGCTCGATAATATAAGGACGAGACGGTCTCGTCATGCTTTATATTCCACTAATTTATATCCCAACTACCGTCTTATGAAAACATAAGCCGATGTACGCGGTAGAGAATTGGGATGGGGCCAATGTGAATAAAACCAAATCTCCATAAAGTTCCTTTAGGAATTGTTGGCAAAACCTTGGGCAATTCTGGGCTTTGATGGGTCCTCCCTCACCTAACAAGAGTACTAATTGTCACCCAAACCATGTGGATCGTGTCAATTTGGATCTAATAATACCAACGGAACTGTTTACTCATAGTGCTCATAGATCATAATCCCGCACTGATCGCGCAGGTTAAAGAAAGTTAATCGATCCAGCATGCCGTGCTGGTAAGTCTCAATGGTCATCATTTTCAGCTTGCCCACATGGGACGTTTGGTTTTATAAAGAGGTCAGGAGTAATCCAATTCATGATCTTTTAGCATACTCAACGACTTGGCAAGTTTAGTCCTGAGAGTCATGGCTCGGGGTACTCTGCATTTCGACTTAAGTAGCGGACGATGAGATTGCACTCCGGAGTAAGGATCGGTCCTTTTTGGACATCAATCTAACATAGTCCGTGGCAATTGACTGTCGAAAACAACAAACAAAGTAACCGTGTCGCATTAGCCGCCGATCTCGACCGTGAAATTGGAATTTTACAACAAAGCAGACCACTATCTGAATCAGTAAATAGAAGATCGGGAATTTCTAGCATAAGCCCATCACAATTAATTAGAGGCATATCAAATCTTCTCCAATAAACACAAATGAGAAGATCTTTCTGAAGATACATGTAAAATTACATAGAAGGTAGTGATGGTGATCGTGCTGATGATGATGCATTGATGATCATAGTCAAACCAACAAAAATTTTTATCTGATTTACTTAAGAAAGTCAACCAAAATAGATCTATACAGTTTTCATTATTTCCTTCCTTCTAATCTGACCCGCCAAGAACAGCCCGGACATGGCGTTTTTACCTCGATGAGACCGGGTTGAGGGCCCGGGCGAACCCGTTCATCGCCCCGTAGCCCTTTGAGCTGAACCCGAGGCACCCGAGGAGGCCCTGCCGGTATGGAAGGAAAGTCTTCTTCCTCAGCTCCTCGGCCTGTGCGCGGTGCGCGGTGTAATGCAGCTCATGGGGTGAGGGCGGGACCCGCCTTTTAGCGGCCGCCCCGTTTACCGGCTTCCCGGGTTTCTTACCAGGGTTCCGCTTCGGCCGGTCGGGATTGGGAGCCCCGGGCGGGGAGGGCTGTTTCTCTTTCGGGGCGGCGGAGGAGGCTGAGGTGGTGCTGGTCCTCGTCTTCTCCTTCGCCGGCGAGAAAGAGATGGTGGCCCAGAACTTGTTGTTGCTTCTCCCTTCGctcttgctccgcaagaagtCCTTAAGGAAGACCCATCTCTTCGAGCTCCTCCCGGCGGAGCTCGACCTTGACGAAGAAGCCGAAACGGAGGGAGTCCCAACGGAGCGATTCTCCGAAGCCTCCAACGACAGAGCCTCTTCGATCTTCGAGGCCACCTGGTCCTGATCGATCCTGTGGGGCGGGGTCTTGTCGCCGTCGTCGTTCCACTCGAAGGGCATGCTCCGGAATGGGGACATGGATCTCGTCCTACGCCTCAGGGACTTCTCCCTCAGCCTCAGATCCCTCCCCCGGCCGCCGCCCTTGGCCCCTGGATCGGACTCCTTCGGGTCGTCCTCGTCCTCTGTGTCCAGATCCGGCAAGGGGGCCAGCACCTGCGGCCGCTCCAGGTGGGTGGAGAGCTTCATGGGCCGAATCTTGCCGTCGAGGAAGAGCTCGTCCGCCGAGCTCATCGACCCGGTGTGGCCCATCCCCA
Above is a window of Punica granatum isolate Tunisia-2019 chromosome 7, ASM765513v2, whole genome shotgun sequence DNA encoding:
- the LOC116215582 gene encoding uncharacterized protein LOC116215582, producing the protein MDLEAPSSNNGEETANVSAETHQSLAFEDFDSNCSTPYVSAPSSPGRGPPFGGGGGGGYYYSAPASPMHFALTSGAVKLYSQPSSPHENGSIAMSSSSSFEFGLFGPLGMGHTGSMSSADELFLDGKIRPMKLSTHLERPQVLAPLPDLDTEDEDDPKESDPGAKGGGRGRDLRLREKSLRRRTRSMSPFRSMPFEWNDDGDKTPPHRIDQDQVASKIEEALSLEASENRSVGTPSVSASSSRSSSAGRSSKRWVFLKDFLRSKSEGRSNNKFWATISFSPAKEKTRTSTTSASSAAPKEKQPSPPGAPNPDRPKRNPGKKPGKPVNGAAAKRRVPPSPHELHYTAHRAQAEELRKKTFLPYRQGLLGCLGFSSKGYGAMNGFARALNPVSSR